A region from the Drosophila subpulchrella strain 33 F10 #4 breed RU33 unplaced genomic scaffold, RU_Dsub_v1.1 Primary Assembly Seq39, whole genome shotgun sequence genome encodes:
- the LOC119561997 gene encoding uncharacterized protein LOC119561997 — translation MSVLKEFQKRFSALLKESFAPDKEISGLVTFPLKTEEELDKFENSLIPELIGFYTRKISKIIGIEPLSKRFKLVIAEDIINNCNLDGSNGKKSLRSRIGFYGGLKGALAKDSRTRTNV, via the exons ATGTCAGTGTTAAAAG aATTTCAGAAGAGGTTCTCCGCCCTTTTAAAGGAGTCGTTTGCTCCTGACAAGGAGATTTCGGGCTTGGTAACATTTCCGTTAAAAACGGAAGAGGAATTGGATAAATTCGAAAATTCCTTGATCCCGGAGCTTATTGGTTTTTAC acaaggaaaatatcaaaaattatTGGGATCGAACCGCTGTCAAAGCGGTTCAAGCTTGTCATAGCGGAAGACATTATAAACAACTGCAATTTGGACGGGTCCAACGGGAAAAAGTCCCTCAGATCCCGTATAGGGTTTTACGGAGGTcttaaag gagcgttagCCAAGGATtcgaggacccggacaaatgtttaa